In Populus alba chromosome 1, ASM523922v2, whole genome shotgun sequence, a single window of DNA contains:
- the LOC118033860 gene encoding F-box protein PP2-A12 isoform X1 produces MGANLSSSFADPNVYSLVGSLCLQPSPPPPRIKPGLGDLPESCVALVLEYLNPSEICRLAKLNRAFRGASWADFIWESKLPVNYEDLIERVFGEGLEDKLCKREVYTRLCRANTFDDGTKKAWLDKRTGGVCLSIASKGLAITGIDDRRYWNHIPTEESSFNSVAYLQQIWWFEVDGQFEFPFPAGTYGLFFRLQLGRAAKRFGRRICNTEHVHGWDIKPVQFQLWTSDGQHASSQCFLDDPGKWNLYHAGDFVVDGTNASTKLKFSMTQIDCTHTKGGLCLDSILVYPCK; encoded by the exons atGGGCGCTAATCTTTCTTCAAGCTTTGCAGACCCCAATGTTTATTCTCTTGTCGGGTCTTTATGCTTACAACCATCACCACCGCCGCCAAGGATAAAGCCAGGTCTTGGTGATTTACCAGAGAGTTGTGTCGCTTTAGTTCTTGAATATTTAAACCCATCAGAGATTTGCAGATTGGCTAAATTAAACAGGGCATTTCGTGGTGCTTCTTGGGCTGATTTTATTTGGGAGTCAAAATTGCCTGTGAATTATGAAGATTTGATTGAAAGAGTTTTTGGTGAGGGTCTTGAGGATAAGTTGTGTAAGAGAGAGGTTTATACCAGGCTTTGTAGAGCTAATACTTTTGATGATGGCACCAAG AAAGCATGGCTGGATAAGAGAACTGGAGGTGTATGCTTATCCATTGCTTCCAAGGGGTTAGCGATAACAGGAATCGATGATCGAAGATATTGGAATCATATTCCAACAGAGGAATCTAG CTTCAACTCAGTTGCATATCTTCAGCAAATCTGGTGGTTTGAGGTTGATGGTCAATTTGAATTCCCATTTCCAGCAGGGACCTATGGCCTGTTCTTCAGACTACAATTGGGGCGGGCTGCTAAGAGGTTCGGACGCCGCATCTGTAACACTGAGCATGTCCATGGTTGGGATATAAAACCTGTACAGTTTCAGCTATGGACTTCAGATGGTCAGCATGCCTCTTCCCAGTGTTTTTTGGATGATCCTGGTAAATGGAACCTCTACCATGCCGGGGACTTTGTGGTTGACGGCACCAATGCTTCAACAAAGCTCAAGTTCTCTATGACACAGATAGACTGTACACACACCAAAGGTGGTCTATGTTTGGACTCCATATTAGTATATCCATGTAAATGA
- the LOC118033860 gene encoding F-box protein PP2-A12 isoform X2 yields the protein MGANLSSSFADPNVYSLVGSLCLQPSPPPPRIKPGLGDLPESCVALVLEYLNPSEICRLAKLNRAFRGASWADFIWESKLPVNYEDLIERVFGEGLEDKLCKREVYTRLCRANTFDDGTKKAWLDKRTGGVCLSIASKGLAITGIDDRRYWNHIPTEESRLAGQVQVDPSIFLSNFFKELCLIKYELGGYMIGPSRASTQLHIFSKSGGLRLMVNLNSHFQQGPMACSSDYNWGGLLRGSDAASVTLSMSMVGI from the exons atGGGCGCTAATCTTTCTTCAAGCTTTGCAGACCCCAATGTTTATTCTCTTGTCGGGTCTTTATGCTTACAACCATCACCACCGCCGCCAAGGATAAAGCCAGGTCTTGGTGATTTACCAGAGAGTTGTGTCGCTTTAGTTCTTGAATATTTAAACCCATCAGAGATTTGCAGATTGGCTAAATTAAACAGGGCATTTCGTGGTGCTTCTTGGGCTGATTTTATTTGGGAGTCAAAATTGCCTGTGAATTATGAAGATTTGATTGAAAGAGTTTTTGGTGAGGGTCTTGAGGATAAGTTGTGTAAGAGAGAGGTTTATACCAGGCTTTGTAGAGCTAATACTTTTGATGATGGCACCAAG AAAGCATGGCTGGATAAGAGAACTGGAGGTGTATGCTTATCCATTGCTTCCAAGGGGTTAGCGATAACAGGAATCGATGATCGAAGATATTGGAATCATATTCCAACAGAGGAATCTAG attGGCTGGTCAAGTCCAAGTTGATCCGAGCATTTTCTTGTCGAACTTCTTCAAAGAG TTGTGTCTTATTAAATATGAGCTTGGAGGTTATATGATTGGACCTTCAAGGG CTTCAACTCAGTTGCATATCTTCAGCAAATCTGGTGGTTTGAGGTTGATGGTCAATTTGAATTCCCATTTCCAGCAGGGACCTATGGCCTGTTCTTCAGACTACAATTGGGGCGGGCTGCTAAGAGGTTCGGACGCCGCATCTGTAACACTGAGCATGTCCATGGTTGGGATATAA
- the LOC118033854 gene encoding uncharacterized protein, whose protein sequence is MKKPSNDFGMSSKTHDVESEELSSSEEDESEIERELAEVTFEDLQKAKSNGSLTVFKKPDQEKKGGRANKNRPTEVSCKKPVSRFREVVQAPKKVVRDPRFESLCGNLDVEGFRKRYDFLFKNNLPAEKEELKKQLKKSNDPKVIDQLKEHISWIEKQTKFESTKQTDAAILTEHKKKEREAAKQGKRPFYLKKSEIRKQRLTEKYNKLKASGKLESFIEKRRKKNAAKDHRYMPYRRSANSEQQS, encoded by the exons ATGAAGAAGCCCAGTAATGACTTTGGCATGTCAAGCAAAACGCATGATGTAGAAAGTGAAGAATTGTCTTCTTCAGAGGAAGAT GAGAGTGAAATAGAGAGAGAGCTGGCAGAAGTTACTTTTGAGGATCTTCAAAAAGCGAAGTCTAATGGGTCTCTTACAGTTTTTAAAAAGCCTGACCAGGAGAAGAAGGGTGGCAGAGCTAACAAGAATAGGCCGACAGAGGTGAGCTGCAAGAAGCCGGTGAGTCGTTTTCGAGAGGTTGTCCAAGCTCCTAAAAAG GTAGTACGCGATCCCCGCTTTGAGTCTTTGTGTGGCAATCTTGATGTTGAGGG GTTTAGAAAAAGATACGACTTTCTGTTTAAGAATAATCTTCCTGCTGAGAAAGAG GAACTCAAGAAGCAACTGAAGAAATCCAATGATCCGAAAGTCATTGATCAATTGAAGGAGCATATATCTTGGATT GAGAAGCAGACGAAGTTTGAGTCAACAAAGCAGACTGATGCAGCTATACTGACTGAGcacaagaagaaagagagagaagctgCGAAGCAAGGGAAACGGcccttttatcttaaaaaat CGGAAATACGAAAACAGAGGCTTACTGAAAAATACAACAAACTCAAG GCATCTGGCAAGCTCGAATCCTTCATtgagaaaaggaggaaaaagaatGCCGCAAAGGATCACAGATACATGCCATACCGAAGATCAGCCAATAGCGAGCAACAGAGCTGA
- the LOC118033816 gene encoding lysophospholipid acyltransferase 1 — translation MALEMESMASAIGVSVPVLRFLLCFVATIPVSFTHRFVQSPFGKHLYAALSGAFLSYLSFGFSSNLLFLVPMLLGYLSMVLFRPYCGFLTFLLGFGYLIGCHVYYMSGDAWKEGGIDATGALMVLTLKVISCAMSYNDGLLKEEELREAQKKNRLIELPSFIEYVGFCLCCGSHFAGPVFEMKDYLEWTERKGIWAPTEKGPAPSPFGATIQALLQATVCMALYLYLIPHFNISGLNGPAYQEWGFWKRLSYQYMSGFTARWKYYFIWSISEAAVIISGLGFSGWTDTSPSKPKWDRAKNVDVLGVEFAKSSVQLPLVWNIQVSTWLRHYVYDRLVQKGKKPGFFQLLATQTTSAVWHGLYPGYIIFFVQSALMIAGSRVLYRWQQAIPSNMNVVKNLLVFISFAYTVLVLNYSAVGFMVLTLQETLALYGSVYYIGTIAPIVLILLGNMIKPAKPSRSKARKEQ, via the exons ATGGCTTTGGAGATGGAATCCATGGCCTCGGCAATCGGGGTCTCGGTCCCAGTGTTAAGGTTCCTCCTATGCTTTGTGGCGACGATTCCAGTGAGTTTCACCCACCGATTCGTACAGAGTCCATTTGGCAAGCACTTGTACGCTGCCCTTTCAGGGGCTTTCCTCTCGTATTTGTCTTTTGGGTTCTCTTCAAATCTTCTCTTTTTGGTGCCTATGCTGCTGGGCTACCTTTCAATGGTCCTGTTTCGGCCGTACTGTGGATTCCTTACGTTTTTATTGGGATTCGGCTATTTAATTGGCtg CCATGTGTATTACATGAGCGGGGATGCATGGAAGGAAGGAGGCATCGATGCCACTG GGGCTTTAATGGTGTTAACACTGAAAGTCATATCATGTGCCATGAGTTACAATGATGGGTTATTAAAAGAGGAAGAATTGCGAGAGGCTCAGAAGAAAAACCGCTTGATTGAGCTGCCTTCTTTTATTGAGTATGTTGGTTTCTGCCTCTGCTGTGGTAGCCACTTTGCAGGTCCAgtttttgaaatgaaggattatCTTGAGTGGACTGAAAGGAAAGGG ATTTGGGCCCCTACTGAGAAAGGACCCGCACCATCTCCTTTTGGGGCAACAATTCAAGCTCTTCTCCAAGCTACTGTTTGCATGGCCTTGTATCTGTACCTGATACCCCATTTTAACATATCTGGGCTCAATGGTCCCGCATACCAAGAATGGGGCTTCTGGAAACGTTTGAGTTACCAGTATATGTCAGGATTCACAGCACGTTGGAAATATTATTTCATCTGGTCGATTTCAGAGGCAGCTGTTATTATCTCTGGCCTGGGTTTCAGTGGTTGGACAGACACTTCTCCATCAAAGCCAAAATGGGATCGTGCAAAAAATGTGGACGTACTAGGTGTTGAGTTTGCTAAGAGTTCAGTTCAGCTGCCGCTTGTATGGAACATACAAGTCAGCACTTGGCTTCGTCATT ATGTTTATGATAGACTTGTTCAGAAGGGGAAGAAACCTGGTTTCTTTCAGTTGCTAGCCACGCAGACTACTAGTGCCGTTTGGCAT GGATTATATCCTGGGTACATAATATTCTTTGTCCAGTCAGCATTGATGATTGCCGGTTCAAGGG TCCTATACAGATGGCAACAAGCTATACCTTCAAATATGAATGTGGTCAAGAATTTGCTTGTGTTCATAAGCTTTGCCTACACCGTTCTGGTTCTAAACTATTCCGCTGTTGGTTTCATG GTATTAACCTTGCAAGAAACACTTGCTTTATATGGTAGTGTATATTACATTGGAACCATTGCGCCCATAGTATTGATTCTCCTTGGCAACATGATTAAACCAGCAAAGCCTTCCAGATCTAAAGCCCGGAAGGAACAGTGA
- the LOC118033815 gene encoding elongation factor Tu, chloroplastic produces the protein MAVSASATTFTSTNLIYPHHTTTTSSTSSPTFSLKPTSKLPSKSILSSSFLSPFTPTSPNSPFTTTRHRTFTVRAARGKFERKKPHVNIGTIGHVDHGKTTLTAALTMALASMGGSAPKKYDEIDAAPEERARGITINTATVEYETESRHYAHVDCPGHADYVKNMITGAAQMDGAILVVSGADGPMPQTKEHILLAKQVGVPNMVVFFNKQDQVDDEELLQLVELEVRELLSSYEFPGDDIPIISGSALLALEALMENPAIKRGENQWVDKIYELMDNVDNYIPIPQRQTDLPFLLAVEDVFSITGRGTVATGRVERGAIKTGDTVDIVGLRETRNTTVTGVEMFQKILDEAMAGDNVGLLLRGVQKADIQRGMVLSKPGTITPHTKFEAIVYVLKKEEGGRHSPFFAGYRPQFYMRTTDVTGRVATIMNDKDEESKMVMPGDRVKMIVELIMPVACEQGMRFAIREGGKTVGAGVIQAIIE, from the coding sequence ATGGCTGTTTCCGCCTCAGCAACCACTTTCACCTCCACAAACCTCATCTACCCCCACCACACAACCACCACATCCTCTACCTCCTCCCCTACTTTCTCCCTCAAACCCACCTCCAAACTCCCCTCAAAATCCATCCTTTCCTCTTCTTTCCTCTCCCCCTTCACTCCCACTTCCCCAAACTCCCCCTTCACCACCACCCGCCACCGCACCTTCACTGTCCGTGCCGCTAGAGGGAAGTTCGAAAGAAAGAAACCCCATGTCAACATAGGCACCATAGGCCATGTAGACCACGGCAAAACAACTCTCACTGCTGCTCTAACCATGGCTCTAGCCTCTATGGGTGGCAGTGCACCCAAAAAATACGATGAAATCGATGCTGCACCAGAAGAACGCGCTAGAGGAATCACAATTAACACTGCTACAGTTGAATATGAGACAGAATCTCGCCATTATGCTCATGTTGATTGCCCTGGTCATGCCGATTATGTTAAGAACATGATTACTGGTGCTGCTCAAATGGATGGAGCTATTTTGGTTGTGTCTGGCGCCGATGGTCCAATGCCACAAACAAAAGAACATATCTTGTTGGCAAAACAAGTTGGGGTTCCAAACAtggttgtgttttttaataaacaagatCAAGTTGATGATGAGGAGCTGTTGCAATTGGTAGAGTTGGAGGTAAGAGAATTGTTGTCTAGTTATGAGTTTCCTGGTGATGATATTCCAATTATCTCTGGTTCTGCTTTGTTAGCTTTAGAGGCTTTGATGGAAAATCCTGCTATTAAGAGAGGAGAGAATCAATGGGTTGATAAAATTTACGAACTTATGGATAACGTTGATAATTATATACCAATTCCACAAAGGCAAACTGATTTGCCATTTTTACTTGCTGTGGAGGATGTTTTTTCTATTACCGGTCGTGGGACAGTAGCTACTGGGAGGGTTGAGAGAGGTGCTATCAAAACTGGGGATACCGTAGATATTGTGGGGTTAAGGGAGACTAGGAATACAACAGTTACTGGAGTGGAAATGTTTCAAAAGATATTGGATGAAGCAATGGCAGGTGATAATGTTGGGTTGTTGTTGAGAGGTGTTCAAAAGGCTGATATTCAGAGAGGGATGGTTTTATCGAAGCCAGGGACAATTACTCCACATACTAAATTTGAGGCGATTGTGTATGTTTTGAAGAAGGAAGAAGGTGGCAGGCATTCTCCCTTCTTTGCTGGGTATAGGCCTCAATTTTATATGAGGACCACTGATGTTACAGGGAGGGTGGCTACGATTATGAATGATAAGGATGAGGAGTCAAAGATGGTTATGCCTGGGGATCGTGTGAAGATGATAGTGGAACTTATTATGCCCGTGGCTTGTGAGCAAGGCATGAGGTTTGCTATCAGAGAAGGAGGGAAGACTGTTGGAGCTGGTGTTATTCAGGCCATTATTGAGTAG
- the LOC118033813 gene encoding BAG family molecular chaperone regulator 2 produces the protein MQMEPMKSKIRGMFTLGNKEDSFVGRGNMNIVDEWEIRPGGMLVQKRTTADSNHNSVPVSTIKVRVKYGSSCHEISISSQASFGELKKMLAQHTGVHHEDQKLIYKKKERNSKAYLDTAGVKDGSKIVLTEDITSRQRRCLEMLKTAKIKKGSKSLQQITVDVDRLGEKVTSLETTASKGGKIAEKDVDEFTAMLMEKLVALDGIFVEGDLKLQKRMQERRVQQYIETLDKLKLNYSTADSNGGIIPLQQQDNSMGKMPTPKQRPIQSEGRKIPLQPQDNSIGTTPIAMQKQSIQRNGGKIPLQKHENSTGKMPIPRQKESVQSKQQNATMQMPTQQQRPILRHSESFVVTTSWETFD, from the exons ATGCAGATGGAGCCAATGAAGTCAAAGATTAGAGGGATGTTTACTCTGGGGAATAAGGAGGACTCTTTTGTTGGCAGAGGCAATATGAATATTGTTGACGAATGGGAAATTAGGCCAGGAGGAATGTTAGTTCAAAAGAGAACTACTGCTGATTCCAATCACAATTCTGTTCCTGTTTCCACTATTAAAGTTAGAGTCAAATATGGTTCTTCGTGTCATGAGATTAGTATCAGTTCACAAGCAAGCTTTG GGGAACTGAAGAAAATGCTAGCACAACACACAGGAGTGCACCATGAGGATCAAAAGCTGATATACAAGAAGAAGGAGAGAAACTCCAAGGCGTATTTAGATACTGCAGGAGTCAAAGATGGATCCAAAATTGTGTTAACTGAGGACATTACCAGCCGCCAAAGGCGGTGTCTTGAGATGCTTAAAactgctaaaataaaaaagggttcAAAGTCATTGCAACAGATCACCGTGGATGTTGACCGACTTGGCGAAAAG GTGACATCCTTGGAAACAACAGCCTCTAAAGGAGGAAAAATTGCAGAGAAAGATGTGGATGAATTTACTGCGATGTTGATGGAAAAATTAGTAGCATTGGATGGAATTTTTGTTGAGGGAGACTTGAAGTTGCAGAAGAGAATGCAG GAAAGGAGAGTTCAACAGTACATTGAAACTCTTGACAAGCTGAAGTTAAACTATTCTACTGCTGATAGCAATGGAGGAATAATCCCATTGCAGCAACAAGATAATTCAATGGGTAAAATGCCAACACCAAAGCAAAGGCCAATTCAAAGCGAAGGACGCAAAATCCCATTGCAGCCACAAGATAATTCAATAGGCACAACGCCAATAGCAATGCAAAAGCAGTCGATTCAGAGAAATGGAGGCAAAATCCCATTACAGAAACATGAAAATTCAACTGGGAAAATGCCAATACCAAGGCAGAAAGAGTCAGTTCAATCCAAGCAGCAGAATGCTACAATGCAAATGCCAACACAGCAGCAGCGACCAATATTGAGGCATTCTGAATCTTTTGTGGTGACAACATCATGGGAAACTTTTGATTAA